One part of the Streptomyces ferrugineus genome encodes these proteins:
- a CDS encoding GNAT family N-acetyltransferase has translation MSSRTALISQPITIRRAVARDAKRLTRLVRGSGAYQGKYAAAVAGYRVGPDYIEAHRAFVAVGADERGGRVLGFYSLVLAPPELDLLFVADEVQGRGIGRLLVAHMQSEARAAGLDRLKVVSHLSAEDFYHRVGAVRTGTVFANPPAVPWDRPEFEFRIPSE, from the coding sequence ATGAGTTCACGCACTGCCCTGATCAGCCAGCCAATCACGATACGGAGGGCCGTAGCGCGGGATGCCAAACGGCTCACGCGGCTCGTGCGTGGCTCAGGCGCCTATCAGGGTAAGTACGCGGCTGCGGTCGCGGGATACCGGGTCGGTCCTGATTACATCGAGGCCCACCGCGCCTTCGTGGCCGTCGGTGCCGACGAGCGTGGAGGCCGGGTCCTTGGGTTCTACTCGCTCGTCCTCGCTCCACCGGAGCTCGACCTGCTGTTCGTCGCCGACGAAGTGCAAGGACGGGGTATTGGACGGTTGCTCGTCGCGCACATGCAGTCCGAGGCCCGTGCCGCCGGGCTCGACCGTCTCAAGGTCGTGTCGCATCTTTCCGCCGAGGACTTCTACCACCGCGTCGGTGCGGTGCGGACCGGGACCGTGTTCGCGAACCCGCCCGCCGTGCCGTGGGACCGTCCCGAATTCGAGTTTCGCATCCCTTCGGAATGA
- a CDS encoding MMPL family transporter, whose amino-acid sequence MAVNAAPSGEAPAGRLAGRWVPWLVIGLWLVLAAGMVPLSGKLSSVTTDSAVDTLPASAESTKVAVLEDSLPEGDDNTFVFVYHRADGMTDADRATVERHYDTLAKRYPPKEAAAGEDDEGSPTSPSTDRKAMMFTLEVSTTYGAPEDIVGPLRDAAKDRPSGLELDVTGPGAIDGDMDAIFDGIDVQVLLTTILVVTLLLILTYRSPVLWIIPLVAVGAAALTSMGTVYLLVKGFGIVVNGQNSALLTILVFGVGTDYALLLIARYREALHHHENVRVAMVHALRGAAPAIVASAATVVAGLLCLLVADLNSTSGLGPIGAAGILCALVAMLTLFPAVLVVLGRRIFWPATPRFSTAVEEKPGLWGRLGTAISRRRWVATLGSLGVLGVLALGLAGNTGALREQDQFLSAPESVTGFTVLRQHFPELGGQPMTIFTRPAHQERVLDIVKDTRGVALAIPEQTSGGWANISVFPKDAPDTVAEYDTIKRVRTAVHAVSGAEAIVGGPSAENLDTEVTTSRDEKLVIPLVLAVVLIVLGLLLRAILAPLVLMATVIVSFAAAFGGSVFVFDTILGFKGVDYSVPLLAFLFLVALGVDYNIFLASRAREETVRLGTREGMLKALSATGGVITSAGLVLAATFAVLATLPLVMLIEVGFLVAFGVLLDALLVRSVLVPALTLLIGRRIWWPSRLSRPAAELPDGQQSLADDGEPALQR is encoded by the coding sequence ATGGCAGTCAACGCAGCGCCGTCCGGGGAAGCGCCAGCCGGTCGGTTGGCAGGCCGGTGGGTGCCGTGGTTGGTGATTGGCTTATGGCTGGTGCTGGCGGCGGGCATGGTGCCGCTGAGCGGAAAGTTGAGCTCGGTCACCACCGACAGCGCCGTAGACACCCTGCCGGCCAGCGCCGAGTCCACCAAGGTGGCGGTGCTGGAGGACAGTCTTCCCGAGGGTGACGACAACACGTTCGTCTTCGTGTACCACCGCGCCGACGGCATGACCGACGCCGACCGTGCGACGGTCGAGCGCCACTACGACACCCTTGCCAAGCGGTACCCGCCGAAGGAGGCGGCGGCCGGCGAGGACGACGAGGGCTCACCGACGAGCCCCTCCACCGACCGCAAGGCGATGATGTTCACCCTCGAGGTGAGCACGACCTACGGCGCACCGGAGGACATCGTCGGCCCGTTGCGTGACGCCGCGAAGGACCGCCCCTCCGGCCTGGAACTCGACGTGACGGGCCCTGGCGCGATCGACGGCGACATGGATGCCATCTTCGACGGCATCGACGTACAGGTCCTCCTCACCACCATCCTCGTCGTCACGCTCCTGCTCATCCTCACCTACCGCAGCCCGGTGTTGTGGATCATCCCGCTGGTGGCCGTTGGCGCGGCCGCACTGACCTCGATGGGGACCGTCTACCTGCTCGTCAAGGGCTTCGGCATCGTGGTCAACGGCCAGAACTCGGCGCTGCTGACGATCCTGGTGTTCGGCGTCGGCACGGACTACGCGCTGTTGCTCATCGCTCGATATCGGGAGGCACTGCACCACCATGAGAACGTCCGGGTCGCGATGGTCCACGCGCTGCGCGGCGCGGCGCCGGCCATCGTCGCGTCCGCGGCCACCGTGGTCGCCGGCCTGCTCTGCCTGCTCGTCGCCGACCTGAACAGCACCAGCGGGTTGGGCCCGATCGGTGCGGCCGGCATCCTGTGCGCGCTGGTGGCCATGCTGACGCTGTTCCCGGCGGTGCTCGTGGTGCTCGGCAGGCGGATCTTCTGGCCGGCCACCCCGCGGTTCAGCACGGCCGTGGAGGAGAAGCCGGGGCTGTGGGGACGGCTCGGCACCGCCATCAGCCGCCGCCGGTGGGTGGCGACGCTCGGCTCGCTCGGAGTCCTCGGCGTGCTCGCCCTCGGGCTGGCGGGCAACACCGGCGCCCTGCGGGAGCAGGACCAGTTCCTGTCCGCGCCGGAGTCGGTCACCGGCTTCACCGTTCTCCGCCAGCACTTCCCGGAGCTCGGCGGCCAGCCGATGACGATCTTCACGCGGCCGGCGCACCAGGAGCGGGTGCTCGACATCGTCAAGGACACTCGCGGTGTGGCCCTGGCCATCCCGGAGCAGACCAGCGGTGGCTGGGCCAACATCTCCGTGTTCCCGAAGGACGCGCCGGACACCGTCGCAGAGTACGACACGATCAAGCGGGTGCGCACCGCCGTGCACGCGGTGAGCGGGGCGGAGGCGATCGTCGGCGGGCCGAGTGCGGAGAACCTCGACACCGAGGTGACCACCAGCCGCGACGAGAAGCTGGTGATCCCGCTGGTGCTCGCCGTCGTCCTGATCGTCCTCGGGCTGCTGCTGCGCGCGATCCTGGCCCCGCTGGTCCTGATGGCCACCGTGATCGTCTCATTCGCCGCGGCCTTCGGCGGCAGCGTGTTCGTCTTCGACACGATCCTCGGGTTCAAGGGCGTCGACTATTCGGTGCCGCTGCTGGCATTCCTGTTCCTGGTGGCGCTCGGCGTCGACTACAACATCTTCCTGGCCAGCCGGGCCCGGGAGGAGACCGTGCGCCTCGGCACCAGAGAGGGCATGCTCAAAGCCCTCTCCGCTACCGGTGGCGTCATCACCTCGGCAGGCCTGGTCCTGGCGGCCACGTTCGCGGTCCTCGCCACACTTCCGCTGGTGATGCTGATCGAGGTCGGGTTCCTGGTCGCCTTCGGCGTGCTGCTCGACGCCCTGCTGGTGCGGTCGGTCCTGGTGCCCGCCCTCACCCTGCTGATCGGCCGACGGATCTGGTGGCCGAGCCGGCTGTCCCGTCCAGCGGCGGAGCTGCCGGACGGTCAACAGTCGCTCGCCGACGACGGGGAGCCCGCGCTGCAACGGTGA
- a CDS encoding sensor histidine kinase: MSRPAGREPRRLTRWWRRRSLRTRLTVIAATAIAVSVFVAFQVASELLDWELRDTAENQLRADSRVLATNAQRAGLAQVQLPPYPGSGRLVRVILPDGSTRTPAGQPTLPPVSEHAGRVAQGASADLMESNDSDEDGYLIYTLRAGDGAVQVARVADDSLINRFGFGMLLIGLFCVVGGALVGRTVARTGLAPIDRLTTAAVRVAHTRDLDADIPDEGGGEIRRLIQSINDMLAALRDSRRAQRLLAEDAAHELKTPLTSLRLNVELLIRLDRRGTLDSALPAESRTRLLNDLGAQVAELGTLVAELTDLARGDVSDESTEVLDLADVVVAAATRAGSRVPDIEVALDVTSVWVSGRPAALERAVLNLIDNAGKWSPADQPVQVRLRAEGASAVLEVDDAGPGIDAADVPRVFDRFYRADSARALPGSGLGLSIVQRVVDAHGGRATVARSARGGALLRVDLPAAAPPDPIARPTAGEDTSVR; the protein is encoded by the coding sequence GTGAGCAGGCCCGCCGGCCGGGAACCGCGCCGGCTGACCCGATGGTGGCGCCGGCGGTCCCTGCGGACCAGGCTGACGGTGATCGCGGCGACGGCCATCGCGGTCAGCGTGTTCGTGGCCTTCCAGGTGGCCAGCGAGCTACTGGACTGGGAGCTGCGGGACACCGCCGAGAATCAGCTGCGCGCCGACTCCCGCGTCCTGGCGACGAACGCGCAGCGCGCCGGTCTGGCGCAGGTCCAGCTACCGCCGTATCCCGGATCCGGTCGGCTGGTGCGGGTCATCCTGCCCGACGGCTCGACCCGGACGCCGGCCGGCCAACCCACGCTGCCCCCCGTCAGCGAGCACGCCGGGCGCGTGGCGCAGGGCGCGTCGGCCGACCTGATGGAGTCGAACGACAGCGACGAGGACGGCTACCTCATCTACACGCTGCGGGCGGGCGACGGCGCGGTCCAGGTGGCCCGCGTCGCCGACGACAGCCTGATCAACCGGTTCGGGTTCGGCATGCTGCTGATCGGGCTGTTCTGCGTGGTCGGCGGCGCGCTTGTCGGGCGGACCGTGGCGCGAACCGGGCTGGCACCGATCGACCGGCTGACCACCGCCGCGGTACGTGTCGCGCACACCCGGGATCTCGACGCCGACATCCCGGATGAGGGCGGTGGGGAGATCCGGCGGCTGATCCAGTCGATCAACGACATGCTCGCCGCTCTCCGGGACTCCCGGCGGGCCCAGCGGCTGCTCGCCGAGGACGCCGCCCACGAGCTCAAGACCCCGCTCACCAGCCTGCGCCTGAACGTCGAGCTGCTGATCCGGCTCGATCGGCGCGGCACCCTGGACAGCGCACTGCCGGCGGAGAGCCGGACCCGGCTGCTCAACGATCTCGGCGCCCAGGTGGCCGAGTTGGGCACCCTTGTCGCCGAGCTGACCGACCTGGCGCGCGGTGACGTCAGCGACGAGAGCACCGAGGTGCTCGACCTCGCCGACGTGGTGGTGGCCGCCGCGACCCGGGCGGGTTCCCGCGTGCCCGACATAGAGGTGGCGCTCGACGTGACCTCTGTGTGGGTGAGCGGGCGCCCCGCTGCGCTCGAGCGGGCGGTGCTCAACCTCATCGACAACGCCGGCAAGTGGTCCCCCGCGGACCAGCCGGTCCAGGTCCGGCTCCGTGCCGAGGGCGCGTCGGCGGTGCTCGAGGTCGACGACGCCGGGCCGGGCATCGACGCCGCCGACGTACCGCGGGTGTTCGACCGGTTCTACCGTGCCGACAGCGCCCGGGCGTTGCCGGGATCCGGTCTGGGGCTGTCGATCGTGCAACGGGTCGTCGACGCCCACGGCGGCCGGGCCACCGTCGCCCGCTCCGCACGCGGTGGCGCGCTGCTTCGGGTCGATCTTCCGGCCGCGGCCCCGCCCGACCCGATCGCGCGGCCCACCGCCGGGGAGGACACCTCGGTGCGCTGA